From Thermoleophilum album:
ATCCCGAGTAGTCGACGAGCACCACCCGGTCGCGCAAGCCGAGCTCGTCGAGAGGGTCGCGGTGGCGATCGGTGGATCGCACCGAGTCTGCGGACGCTTGCGACTCGACCGTCGCCTGCCTGTCGAGATCTTCGAGCACGGCCGCGGCCGTCTCGGCGGCGTCCTGCTTGTTCGTGCCGATCACCCCTGTCGGCCCCCGTTTAGCCCACCCTGCAACGTAGAGTTTTGGCAGAGGGGCGCGACTGGCCGGATCGAGCACCCGCCCCCGATCGTTGGGAACGATCCCGCGCTCGGCATCGAAGGGAAGCTCGGGCAAGGGCTCGCTGCGGAAGCCGACCGCCCGCACCACGAGCCCGCACGCGATCGATTCCGTCAGGTCGGTGGCTACCGCAACCACACGACCGCCATCTTCGACAAGCGTGTTGCGCACCACCTCGACGGCCGCGACACGACGGTCGCCGACGATGCGCAGCGGGGAGCGGCGGAAGAGAAAACGCAGCCGTCGCTCGGCGTGCCCGCCCTGGCGGCGCGCGAACTCGCTGAACGTCTCGAGATTGCGACGCCGTGTGGGATCGTCGGCGCGGGCGAGCGTGCTGCGCGAGGCCGGCTCGAGCTCGAGCTCGCGCGGATCGACCACGACCGCACAGCCCGGTATCGCGCCGAGCTCGCGCAGCTCGGGGTTCGTGAAAGATGCCTCGGCCGGCCCCCGGCGCCCGACGATCACCACCTCGCGCACACGGCTGGTCCGCAGCGTCTCCAGAGCGTGGTCGGCGATGTCGGTGCGCGCCAAAAGATCGGGGGGCGAGAGCAGGATGCGCGCGACGTCGGCGGCGACGTTGCCGTTTCCGACCACGACCGCCCGCTCGCACGAGAGGTCGACGGGCAGGTCGCGGTAGTCGGGATGGCCGTTGTACCAGCTGACGAAGGCGCCCGCACCCAGCGAACCGGGAAGGTCCTCGCCGGGTATACCAAGCTCGCGGTCGACCGGCGCGCCGGTCGCCACCACCACCGCGTCGTACACGTCGAGGAGCTCGGAGAGCGTGACGTCGCGGCCGACTTCGACGTTGCCGAGGAAGCGAAACCCGGCGAGCCGCGCGACGCGCTCGAAGGCGCGCGCTACCGCCTTGATGTTCTGGTGGTCGGGGGCCACACCGAAGCGAACGAGCCCCCACGGGGTCGGCAGACGCTCGTAGACGTCGACGGCCACGGCGCCCGGCCGCTGCCGCAAGAGGAACCCCGTGACGTACATGCCGGCCGGCCCGGAGCCGACCACCGCCACCGCTGCCCTAGCTTCGCGCTCGGCCGCTGGCACCTCCAGCAGCCTATCCGCGTGCACGACGAGCGCTGCGGTCAGCGTCCGGTGCCCGCGGCGGGATCACGGTCGCCGGCGGACCCTCCGTTCTCCCAGTCGCCCATCAGCAGCTCGATCGGCGACGAGACGACCTGCGTCTGTCGCACCCGCACCTCTCCGCCGGCGCTGTCGGGCGTAGCCACGTCGCCGGCCACGTTGTCGTCCGCTGGCGTCGAGCCCTCAGCGCTCGCGTCGCGCGCCGGGGCCATCGAGTCCTCCGCCCGATCGGCTTCGCTCGCGCCCCCTGTCGCGGCGGGGCGGTCGGGCTCGACCGCGGACGCCTGCTCGGCCCCGGGCAGATGCTCCTCTGCCGAAGCGGGCGCCTGCTCGGCGACCGCCGGCGCCTGCTGCTCGGCCACAGAGTGCTCCTCCCCGGCCACAGCCGGCGCGCCCTCAGCCACAGCGACTGCCTCGTCGGAAGAGGTGTCCGCCTCCTCGGCCGCGGCCGGCGGTTCCTCGGGCGCTGGCGTGACTTTCTCGGCCGCGAGCGCAGGCCCCTCTTCCACGGGCGCCGCCTGCTCGGACGCGAGCGCCGCGGGGGCGTCGACGCTCTCGACCGTTTCGACGGTCTCGCCCTGAGCGCCGCTTGCGTCTTCCCAAAGCGCAGCCTCTTCGCTAGCTTCGCTGGCCGGCTCTTCCGCCACCCACGTGACGCCGGCAGGGGAGGCGGCGGCGCGCTCCGGCTCAGCGTTCTGGTCTAGTACCAACGTTCCAGCTGCGATGTCGCCGAGGCGCTGTCGCCGCTCGCCGGTACGCCACATGCTCACCAGCCCGACCAGATAGACGGGCAGCGCGTCGACCAGCCGCAAGACGTTGCGCAGCAACACCTCGCGGAACCCGGGCAGGCTGCCGTCGGTGCGGAACACGCGCAGGCGGAAAAGCCGCTTGCCGAGCGTCTGCCCGTTCAAAGCCTCCAGCGCTACGAAGTAGTAGAGCGACCAAAGCACGGCCATCGCGCCGCCCTGCACACCACCGCCGGTCACCCCCTGCACGATCACGAAGATCCCGGCGCAAACCACGGCGTCGACCAACCCGGCGGCGATGCGCCTCCCGTCGACGCGACGACCGCCGTACTCGAGCAGTCCGGCACGGATATCCATGCGCTCCAGATCGGCAGCTCGCCCATCGAGTTGAGAGCGCAGCCGCGATTTGCAGCGGAAGTTGCGTTCGCAGGCGCGCCTACGCTCAGTCCGCAGCGCCGATGTGCGTCACGAGCTCGCCGAGCACGCGGGACCGCACGATGAGCTCGTCGCCGGGGCGCAACCACACGCGCGGCTTGCGCAAGCTGCCGACGCCGGCGGGCGTTCCGGTAGCGACGACGTCGCCGGGCTCAAGCGTCATCAGCGCCGAGAGATGAGCGACGAGCGCCGGTATCGAGTGCACCAGATCGGCCGTCGTCGCCGCCTGCATCCGCTCGCCGTTCAACAAAAGTTCGATGTCGATCGCGTCGTGGCTGCCGGCCTCGTCGGGCGTGACCAGGGCCGGTCCCATCGGCGCCGAGCCGTCGAAAACCTTGCCCGGCATCCACTGCGGGGTAGCGAACTGCAGGTCGCGGGCCGACAGATCGTTGAACAGCGTGTAGCCAGCGATGTGGTCAAGCGCCCGCTCCTCGGGTACGTCCCTGCAGCGCTGCCCGACCACGAAAGCGACCTCTGCCTCGTAGTCCACTTTGGCACTGAGCCGCGGCAGCGGCACGGTGGCTCCCGGCGCCGCGAGCGCGTTGCGGAACTTGGCGAAAAACGTGGGCTGCGACGGTGGCTCGGCCCCTTGCTCCTCGGCGTGAGAGCGGTAGTTGAGGCCGATGCAGACGATCTTCTGGGGAGCGAGGATCGGCGGCTCGAGCGAAACCTCGTCGAGGCGACCGACGGTCTCGCCGGCGTGCACCGCGCCGAGCTGGCCGCTCGCCACCAGGTCGTCGACCGTCGCGGGCCGCGCATCGTCGCCGGCGGTCTCGGTCGCTACGTCGGCGCGGTAGACGACCCCCTCGCGCAAAACACCAGCGCGAACGCAACCCTGTCGATCTCTGTAGTTGACGAGCCGCACGCGGCGCACCCTACCCGACAGGGCGCGTGGGCGGCAGCGAGCGACCGGCTAGTGCTTAGCGCGTGCGCGGCGGCATCGCGCGGGCGCTCGGCGGCTCACCGCCGTGCGTAGATGTCTAGGTCAGACCGCCGCGCCGCACGACGGCTCCTCGTCGGCGATACGGAACGAGGAACCGCAGCCGCAGGACGCTACGACGTTGGGGTTCTCGACCTGGAAGCCCGCGCCCATGAAGCTTTCCGTGTAATCGACGGTCGAACCGTCGACGTAGCGCAGACTCGCCGGGTCGACGAACACCCGGATGCCCTGCGACTCGAAGACGTGGTCGCCGTCGCGTTGCTCGTCGAGCGCGAGCGCGTACTGGAAGCCCGAACAGCCGCCGCCGCGCACGCCGACGCGCAACCCGACTTCCCCCTCGCTTGCGCCCTGCGCGGCCATGAACTCGCGAACCTTCTGAGCGGCGAACTCGGTCAGCGTCACCATCGTGGTGCGATTGTAGGCGCTCGAAGCGGCAACCCCACCTGGCGTAGCGCTATCGTCGCCGGCGTGCCTTCGGTCGACGAGATCAGGGGCCGGATCGAGGCGGCGCTACCGGGCGCGCGGGTGACCGTCGAGGACCTCACTGGCGGGGGCGACCACTTCCGCTGCGAGATCGTCTCCGACCGTTTTCGCGGCCTCTCGCGGCTCGAGCGCCACAAACTTGTGTACGCGATCTTCGGTGACGAGATCGGCGGCCCGATACACGCTCTGTCGCTGAAGACCCTCGCGCCGGAGGAGGCGAAATGACCGAACCATCTCTCAACAACGACGAGCTCACGCGTCAGGAGATCCGCGAGTTCATCGAGCGCGCGATCCGCGAGAACCGCGTAATGCTGTTCATGAAAGGCACGCCCGACCAACCACGTTGCGGCTTTTCCGCGCGTGTCGCGGCGATCCTGAGCGGTCTCGGTGTGCGTTACGCGGCGATGGACATCCTGCCCGACCCGCGCATCCGCGAGGAGCTGTCGGCGCTGTCGGGATGGCCGACAATCCCGCAACTGTTCGTCGACGGCGAGCTGATCGGCGGCTGCGACATCGTCACGGAGATGTTCGAGAGCGGCGAGCTGCAGGAGCTTTTGGGCGTCGACGCAAGCGCCAACGAAGGCGACGACAGCGCACGCGGCCAGCGGACCGAACCGAGTCCGCCCGCCGCGGACACCCCGAGCGGCCCCGCAGCGCGCCCGATCCCGCTCGAGAACAACCTTCGCGACGATTAGACGAGCGACGCGCGCCCGCGGCGCTCGGCGCAGCAGCCGGGAAGGTGCGCGCCGCCCGTGGCGTCCGTCACTCGCTTCTGGCGATGTGCTGCCGCAGATAGCCCTCGCGACGTCGCTGGCAGGGCAAGCAGCGCAACGCGTCGGGGGCGGCGAGCAGGCGCTCGCGCGGGATCTCGCGCCCGCAGTCGATGCAGAAACCGTAGGTGCCGTGGGCGATCGCTCGCAGCGCCGCGCCGATCCGGTCGCGCTCGTCGCGCAACAGCATGAGAGTCGTTTCGTCGAGCTCGCGGTCGTGAAGGTCGCTCGCTACGTCGCTCGGATGGTTGTCGACGTGGGCGAACTCGCTGTCCGGCTCGACCCGCCCGACTCTGGCAAGTGTGGCCTCGAGCTCGGCGAGGCGGGTCTCGAGACGCCTCCGCGCCGCTTCCAATTCGCTCGTGCTCAACGCCATGTCGTCGACGCTCCTGCGCGGCTCCTCCGCAAGAGGCGAGAGCAGCTTGGCTCGCTACCACGCGGCTGTGCACCGCGTTTGCTGCCGAGTTTAGGTGCAGCGGTCGCGGCCGTCCCGGGCTATGGCGACCGGAGGCGCTGCACTAGTCTCCCGGCGAACAGATGCCCGAGCCGGAACAACGCTCGCCGGTCGCGATCGTCACCGACAGTACCTCGTACCTGCCGCCCGAGCTGCTTGCCCGCGAGGGGATCGTCGTCGTTCCGCTTTACATCGTCGAAGGCGAGCGGCAGATTCCCGAGACGGAGATAGACGACCAGGCGGCGTTTCTCGAGCGGTTGCGCCGAAGTGAACGGCTACCGACGACCTCGCAGCCGTCGGTAGGCGATTTCGTCGCCGCATACGAGCCCTTATTGGCGGACGGGCGAACGGTGGTGTCGATCCACATCTCGGGAGGTCTGTCGGGTACCGCCGAGTCCGCTCGCCAGGCGGCCGCACAACTCGAGCGCGAAGGCAAAGGCGGCGAGCGCGTCCACGTGATCGACTCGCGCACCGCGGCTGGGGGCCTCGGTTTCCTTGTTCTCGCCGCTGCGGCCGCGGCGCGTACGAGCGGCACGGCGGCG
This genomic window contains:
- a CDS encoding fumarylacetoacetate hydrolase family protein gives rise to the protein MRLVNYRDRQGCVRAGVLREGVVYRADVATETAGDDARPATVDDLVASGQLGAVHAGETVGRLDEVSLEPPILAPQKIVCIGLNYRSHAEEQGAEPPSQPTFFAKFRNALAAPGATVPLPRLSAKVDYEAEVAFVVGQRCRDVPEERALDHIAGYTLFNDLSARDLQFATPQWMPGKVFDGSAPMGPALVTPDEAGSHDAIDIELLLNGERMQAATTADLVHSIPALVAHLSALMTLEPGDVVATGTPAGVGSLRKPRVWLRPGDELIVRSRVLGELVTHIGAAD
- the grxD gene encoding Grx4 family monothiol glutaredoxin gives rise to the protein MTEPSLNNDELTRQEIREFIERAIRENRVMLFMKGTPDQPRCGFSARVAAILSGLGVRYAAMDILPDPRIREELSALSGWPTIPQLFVDGELIGGCDIVTEMFESGELQELLGVDASANEGDDSARGQRTEPSPPAADTPSGPAARPIPLENNLRDD
- a CDS encoding RDD family protein, whose protein sequence is MDIRAGLLEYGGRRVDGRRIAAGLVDAVVCAGIFVIVQGVTGGGVQGGAMAVLWSLYYFVALEALNGQTLGKRLFRLRVFRTDGSLPGFREVLLRNVLRLVDALPVYLVGLVSMWRTGERRQRLGDIAAGTLVLDQNAEPERAAASPAGVTWVAEEPASEASEEAALWEDASGAQGETVETVESVDAPAALASEQAAPVEEGPALAAEKVTPAPEEPPAAAEEADTSSDEAVAVAEGAPAVAGEEHSVAEQQAPAVAEQAPASAEEHLPGAEQASAVEPDRPAATGGASEADRAEDSMAPARDASAEGSTPADDNVAGDVATPDSAGGEVRVRQTQVVSSPIELLMGDWENGGSAGDRDPAAGTGR
- a CDS encoding TraR/DksA family transcriptional regulator, which encodes MALSTSELEAARRRLETRLAELEATLARVGRVEPDSEFAHVDNHPSDVASDLHDRELDETTLMLLRDERDRIGAALRAIAHGTYGFCIDCGREIPRERLLAAPDALRCLPCQRRREGYLRQHIARSE
- a CDS encoding DegV family protein — protein: MPEPEQRSPVAIVTDSTSYLPPELLAREGIVVVPLYIVEGERQIPETEIDDQAAFLERLRRSERLPTTSQPSVGDFVAAYEPLLADGRTVVSIHISGGLSGTAESARQAAAQLEREGKGGERVHVIDSRTAAGGLGFLVLAAAAAARTSGTAAAVEQRVEAARASLRMWFGIDTLEYLRRGGRIGAARAWLGTALKLKPILTVDGEMVPVERVRTHRRLVERMVEYARELADAGCTAWAVQHVADSGTAETLVERCRAIFGCDPYFVSEIGPVLSVHTGPGLLGVGGIDPRLLT
- a CDS encoding BolA family protein, yielding MPSVDEIRGRIEAALPGARVTVEDLTGGGDHFRCEIVSDRFRGLSRLERHKLVYAIFGDEIGGPIHALSLKTLAPEEAK
- a CDS encoding FAD-dependent oxidoreductase, which gives rise to MPAAEREARAAVAVVGSGPAGMYVTGFLLRQRPGAVAVDVYERLPTPWGLVRFGVAPDHQNIKAVARAFERVARLAGFRFLGNVEVGRDVTLSELLDVYDAVVVATGAPVDRELGIPGEDLPGSLGAGAFVSWYNGHPDYRDLPVDLSCERAVVVGNGNVAADVARILLSPPDLLARTDIADHALETLRTSRVREVVIVGRRGPAEASFTNPELRELGAIPGCAVVVDPRELELEPASRSTLARADDPTRRRNLETFSEFARRQGGHAERRLRFLFRRSPLRIVGDRRVAAVEVVRNTLVEDGGRVVAVATDLTESIACGLVVRAVGFRSEPLPELPFDAERGIVPNDRGRVLDPASRAPLPKLYVAGWAKRGPTGVIGTNKQDAAETAAAVLEDLDRQATVESQASADSVRSTDRHRDPLDELGLRDRVVLVDYSGWLRIDAAERERGRAQGRPRVKFSDRRDLLRQALAGVEHHPVAQGHESR
- a CDS encoding HesB/IscA family protein produces the protein MVTLTEFAAQKVREFMAAQGASEGEVGLRVGVRGGGCSGFQYALALDEQRDGDHVFESQGIRVFVDPASLRYVDGSTVDYTESFMGAGFQVENPNVVASCGCGSSFRIADEEPSCGAAV